In one window of Chloroflexota bacterium DNA:
- a CDS encoding DNA recombination/repair protein RecA, whose protein sequence is MDDGRKRALDTTLANLQKRFGEGVIMRLGEATHLQVDV, encoded by the coding sequence ATGGACGACGGACGGAAGCGCGCTTTGGACACGACCTTGGCGAACCTGCAGAAGCGGTTTGGGGAAGGCGTGATCATGCGGTTGGGGGAGGCGACGCATCTGCAGGTGGACGTGAT